From the Pseudanabaena sp. FACHB-2040 genome, one window contains:
- a CDS encoding ABC transporter permease: MYRFGQRFDYFQDLLYTLISREMQLLYKRSALGIAWTLLNPLLQLAVFVFVFQLILPIDMPHYTSFVFTGLLVWTWFQNSLFQATGVIIDSAALIRQPGFPITVLPVVITATGLVHFVLALPVLIVFLMLDGVHLTPYVMFLPVLQLLQMVFTVGLAYLLAALNVSFRDVQHTLGVVLQLLFYVTPIFYNISNVPSRYKILYELNPLVHIVTGYRAILLDGASPNWHSLLLLGLFTAVTLPFGYKIFKRQSFRFVEEL; the protein is encoded by the coding sequence ATGTATAGATTTGGGCAGCGATTCGATTACTTTCAAGACTTACTATACACCTTAATTTCTAGAGAGATGCAGTTGCTGTATAAGCGCTCTGCTTTAGGAATAGCGTGGACACTACTTAATCCTTTACTACAATTAGCTGTTTTTGTATTCGTGTTTCAGCTAATTTTGCCCATTGACATGCCGCACTATACCTCTTTTGTTTTTACAGGGTTACTAGTATGGACATGGTTTCAAAACTCTCTGTTTCAGGCAACAGGGGTAATTATCGATAGCGCCGCACTCATTAGGCAACCAGGCTTCCCAATTACAGTTTTGCCAGTAGTCATTACTGCTACTGGCTTAGTTCATTTTGTTTTAGCTCTACCAGTTTTAATCGTATTTTTGATGTTAGATGGTGTACATCTGACACCTTATGTAATGTTTCTCCCTGTTTTGCAGCTATTACAGATGGTCTTTACAGTTGGATTAGCCTATCTGTTAGCAGCTTTGAACGTGAGCTTTCGAGATGTTCAGCACACGCTTGGGGTAGTGCTTCAACTCCTCTTCTACGTGACGCCTATTTTTTACAACATTAGTAATGTGCCCTCCCGATATAAGATTCTCTATGAACTCAACCCACTGGTTCACATTGTGACAGGTTATCGAGCTATCTTGCTTGATGGTGCTTCCCCCAACTGGCATTCACTGCTCTTGTTAGGGCTGTTCACTGCTGTCACGCTACCCTTTGGTTACAAAATCTTTAAGCGTCAGAGCTTTCGTTTCGTTGAAGAGCTTTGA
- a CDS encoding ABC transporter ATP-binding protein, which yields MNNEIVVHNLGKYFSQYHTHKPATIMEAALGGVRRMHPVRQFWALRHISFTVGPGEMLGVIGHNGAGKSTLLRLLGGVGRPDEGQIRMRGRIGALLELGAGFHGDLSGRENVFVMAVVAGLTRREVAKRFDSIVEFSELHEFIDNPVRTYSTGMQMRLAFSVAVHTDPGTLLVDEFLSVGDLAFQSKCLNQIAELKRQGCAIVLISHDTAQVEQMCDRVLWLRQGQAVAYGTVPVVVGQYVTEMRTETLQRTPQRPPQLTRSGQELKVNENRFGSQEVEILDVQLLPGDHIDGGDPLCVEITYNAPNKMESVIFSISINREDDVVCLDENTQNIGPRLPLEQGKGKIKFYCERLDLCSGKYSVNVGIFEQTWQYAYDYHWHAYPLWVRAQSISKAVLAPPIRWEVANLVSTTGRRLDEGGSFLE from the coding sequence ATGAATAACGAGATTGTTGTTCATAATCTTGGGAAGTACTTTAGCCAGTACCATACTCATAAACCTGCCACCATTATGGAAGCCGCTCTAGGTGGAGTGCGGCGGATGCATCCTGTTCGTCAGTTCTGGGCTTTGCGTCATATCAGCTTCACGGTTGGACCTGGTGAAATGTTGGGCGTTATTGGCCATAACGGAGCAGGCAAGTCCACGCTGCTGAGGCTTTTAGGTGGGGTAGGGCGACCCGACGAAGGACAGATCCGTATGAGAGGTCGGATTGGAGCCTTGTTAGAACTAGGTGCCGGTTTCCACGGAGATTTGTCGGGGCGGGAGAATGTTTTTGTAATGGCAGTTGTAGCTGGATTAACTCGCCGGGAAGTAGCAAAACGATTTGACTCAATTGTCGAGTTTTCTGAACTGCACGAATTTATTGATAATCCGGTGCGGACTTATAGCACTGGTATGCAGATGCGGCTAGCATTTTCAGTTGCTGTTCACACAGATCCAGGCACATTACTAGTTGATGAGTTTCTCTCCGTTGGTGACTTAGCCTTTCAATCTAAATGTTTAAATCAAATCGCTGAACTTAAGCGCCAGGGGTGTGCGATTGTTTTGATATCTCACGATACTGCCCAAGTTGAGCAAATGTGCGATCGCGTCTTGTGGTTGCGGCAGGGGCAGGCAGTTGCCTATGGAACGGTTCCTGTTGTGGTTGGTCAGTATGTGACTGAAATGCGTACTGAAACGCTGCAGCGTACCCCTCAGCGGCCGCCTCAGCTTACCCGCTCCGGCCAGGAACTCAAGGTGAACGAAAATCGCTTTGGCTCTCAAGAAGTCGAGATCCTTGATGTGCAATTGTTACCTGGGGATCATATTGACGGAGGCGACCCACTTTGTGTTGAAATTACTTATAACGCTCCCAATAAAATGGAATCCGTTATCTTCTCTATTTCAATTAATCGAGAAGATGATGTTGTGTGCTTGGATGAAAATACACAAAACATAGGGCCTCGGCTCCCTCTTGAGCAGGGGAAAGGGAAAATAAAGTTTTACTGTGAGCGGCTTGATCTATGCAGTGGCAAGTATTCTGTTAACGTTGGTATTTTTGAGCAAACTTGGCAGTATGCTTATGACTACCATTGGCATGCTTACCCACTGTGGGTAAGGGCTCAGAGTATTAGTAAAGCTGTTTTGGCTCCTCCTATTCGGTGGGAAGTTGCCAATCTGGTGAGTACAACAGGTAGGCGGCTCGATGAAGGAGGCAGTTTCTTAGAATGA
- a CDS encoding glycosyltransferase family 4 protein: MLNQKIFYVGLRYQHHALHSGYEGYGRYLGDFLRPPVNFRWTLGPIGWPLTIFINVVTGHLWYSLGAFFTEVATLWHMLLHRKSVYHVLYGDSDLWLLPFFKGWTRTRNLLIASFHQPSPHLKELGAIERIAKNLDGVVLVSEAQRPYFEEILDRQRVFVVPHGIDTDFFCPSNNKADQPTCITVGSHLRDFKTLKEAMQLVWQVNPQVRFIAVGTRNNKKCFFDGLEDERIQFLEGLSDEDLKAAYQKAHLAVFSFQEATANNALLEAMASGLPVVATNTGGIPEYVDSETGVLCEQGSPEALAEGMLKVLSNPDYQAKLSKAARTKALRYNYASTAKQMSEVYRKVAQLHKVGSEVLLQG, translated from the coding sequence ATGCTGAATCAGAAAATATTCTATGTCGGGCTGCGTTATCAGCATCATGCACTTCATTCTGGGTATGAAGGGTATGGCCGTTATTTAGGCGATTTTCTTCGACCTCCTGTTAATTTTCGCTGGACATTAGGACCTATTGGTTGGCCCCTAACTATTTTTATTAATGTAGTAACTGGGCACTTATGGTACTCCCTGGGTGCTTTTTTCACAGAAGTGGCAACGCTATGGCACATGTTGCTGCACAGAAAATCTGTTTATCATGTTCTATATGGAGACTCAGATTTATGGCTTTTGCCCTTCTTTAAAGGCTGGACTAGAACCAGAAACCTATTGATTGCTTCTTTTCACCAACCTTCGCCGCATCTTAAAGAGCTTGGTGCTATTGAAAGAATTGCAAAAAATTTGGATGGGGTTGTTCTTGTTTCTGAGGCGCAGCGTCCGTATTTTGAGGAAATACTCGATAGACAGCGCGTTTTCGTTGTCCCTCATGGGATTGATACGGATTTTTTCTGCCCCTCTAATAACAAAGCTGACCAGCCAACCTGCATTACTGTAGGTTCTCATCTGCGTGACTTCAAAACATTAAAGGAAGCTATGCAGCTGGTTTGGCAGGTTAATCCTCAGGTGCGATTTATTGCTGTTGGAACACGCAACAATAAAAAGTGTTTCTTTGATGGTTTAGAGGATGAGAGAATTCAATTCCTTGAAGGACTAAGCGATGAAGACCTAAAAGCAGCCTATCAAAAAGCCCACTTAGCTGTATTTTCCTTTCAGGAGGCCACCGCAAACAATGCATTGCTGGAAGCAATGGCGTCAGGCTTGCCAGTTGTAGCTACAAACACTGGTGGTATTCCTGAATATGTAGATAGTGAGACTGGTGTTTTGTGCGAACAGGGTAGCCCAGAAGCACTTGCAGAGGGAATGCTCAAGGTTCTAAGCAATCCGGACTATCAAGCTAAACTGTCTAAAGCAGCTCGTACAAAGGCTCTCAGATATAACTATGCTTCTACTGCAAAACAAATGTCTGAAGTTTATAGAAAGGTTGCCCAACTGCACAAGGTTGGTAGTGAAGTCTTACTTCAAGGTTAG